A stretch of DNA from Campylobacter gracilis:
TCTCGCCCCAACCTCAACTCGCGGATAAAAGCGATCAATACCTCAAAATTTCTAAAACGCCAAACCGAGCCGCCGAATAAAATTTTTACCGAAATCAAAGAGTGAAATTCCGCCGCTTTTAAATTTTAAAATTTAGAAAGCGCGGTAAAGCTTGCTAGCTAAAAATTTCTTTTTAAATTTAAAGCGCGACTACATAGATTTATACAGCCTATGCAACCGCGCGGAATTTAGGTAGCGGATCGAAGCTCTAAATTTAGATAATCTACAGAGCCTTTGCGATAAGCTCGTTTACGTTTTTGATAAACTCGCTCGGATTTTCCAGCTCCTGCCCCTCGCTAAGGCGCGCCAGATCGTATATTATCTCGGATACTTGCGGTAGCATTAGCTTATCGACCTGCAGCTTTTTGATGATCTCGTGATCTGCGTTGATCTCCAAAATCGGCTTTATTGGCGGCAGATTGCGGTTTCCCATCTGCTTAAGCAGCTGCTGCGTCGCAAAATCGGGATCGTTCTCGTCAAAAACAAGGCAGGAAAGCGAGCCGCTTAGACGCGATGAAATTTTAACGTCCTTGACGCGTTCGCCTAAAATTTCTTTGATCCTTGCGGCAATCTCTTTGGCTTGCGGCGTCGCGGCGTCGTCGCTCGAAGCTTCCTGCTTGATCGAAGTCGCGTTTTTAACTGGCGTCTTATCAAACTCAAAAACGCCTGGCATCACGATCGTATCGATCTCATCGTCGCAGAGCAGCACCTCCGTGCCCTCGGTGTTAAATTTCTCGATCAGAGGCGAGCTTTTAAGCATCGCGGCGCTGTTTCCCGCGATATAATAAATCTCTTTTTGACCCTCTTTCATTTTTTCCTTATACTCGCTAAGCGTGATGAGGCCGTCTCGCAGATTTGATTTGAAAAGGCATAATTTTAAAATTTCCTCTTTGTTTGCGCCGAAACCGTAAAGCCCCTCTTTCAAAACCCTGCCGAATAATTCGTAAAATTTTATGTATTTTTCGCGATCGTTCTGCAAAAGCTTTTCTAGCTCGGATAGAATTTTTTTCACGCTCTGCTCGCGGACGTAGGCTAGAATTCGATTTTCTTGTAAAATTTCGCGACTTACGTTTAGCGGCAGATCCTCGACATCCATTATGCCGCGTACGAAGCGCAGATAGCTAGGCAGCAGCTCTTTGGCGTCGTCGGTGATGAAAACGCGCTTGACGTAGAGCTTCACGCCGCTT
This window harbors:
- the htpG gene encoding molecular chaperone HtpG, translated to MAKKKFKTEVNDLLNLMIHSLYSNKEIFLRELISNASDALDKLNYLCLTNDEYKALSYVPRIDIKIDKEAKTLSIGDNGIGMDEAELESNLGTIARSGTKGFMASLSGDAAKDSNLIGQFGVGFYSAFMVADRIEVISRKPLSQDAFKWSSDASNYAIEKAQKEDFGTTIILHMKDEEFLDGYRLEGIIKKYSNHIPYPIFMDKEEYVPAQKEGEQGHSEVKNVQINRASALWQLPKSSLKPSDYNEFYKQISHDSGDPLFYIHTKAEGTHEYTTLFYVPSSEPFDLYRVDYQSGVKLYVKRVFITDDAKELLPSYLRFVRGIMDVEDLPLNVSREILQENRILAYVREQSVKKILSELEKLLQNDREKYIKFYELFGRVLKEGLYGFGANKEEILKLCLFKSNLRDGLITLSEYKEKMKEGQKEIYYIAGNSAAMLKSSPLIEKFNTEGTEVLLCDDEIDTIVMPGVFEFDKTPVKNATSIKQEASSDDAATPQAKEIAARIKEILGERVKDVKISSRLSGSLSCLVFDENDPDFATQQLLKQMGNRNLPPIKPILEINADHEIIKKLQVDKLMLPQVSEIIYDLARLSEGQELENPSEFIKNVNELIAKAL